The genomic region CTCGCGGATGGAGCTGACGGCCTCCTTCTCCCGTTCCCACTGCGTGCGGAGCCCATCCGATCGCTCCTTGAGGTCGGACAGCTCGCGCTCGAGGCGCTCCAGCCGCTCCTTGGATCCCGGGTCTGTTTCTTTTCGGAGGGCCTCCCGCTCGATCTCGAGCTGCATGATGCGACGCTGCACCTCGTCCAGCTCTGCGGGCATCGTGTCCATCTCCATCCGCAGCTTGCTCGCCGCCTCGTCGACGAGGTCGATCGCCTTGTCGGGGAGGAAACGGTCGGCGATGTAGCGGTGGGAGAGGACCGCCGCGGCGACCAGCGCCGCGTCCTTGATCTTCACGCCGTGGTGCACCTCGTACCGCTCGCGCAGGCCGCGAAGGATCGAGATCGTGTCTTCGACACTCGGCTCGTCCACGAGCACTGGCTGAAAGCGGCGCTCGAGCGCAGGGTCCTTCTCGACGTGCTTGCGGTACTCGTCGAGCGTCGTGGCCCCGATGCAGCGCAGCTCACCGCGCGCCAGCATCGGCTTCAACATGTTGGACGCGTCCATCGCGCCTTCCGCGGCGCCCGCGCCAACCACCGTGTGCAGCTCGTCGATGAAGCAGACGATCTCCCCCTCGGACTCCTGGATCTCCTTCAGCACGGCCTTGAGCCGCTCTTCGAACTCGCCGCGGTATTTGGCGCCGGCCACCATCGCGCCGAAATCCAGAGCGACCACCCGCTTCTCTTTCAGGCCCTCTGGAACGTCCCCGCGCACGATGCGCTGGGCCAGCCCCTCCACGATGGCCGTCTTGCCGACGCCCGGCTCGCCGATGAGGACTGGGTTGTTTTTCGTCCGGCGCGAGAGCACTTGGATCACTCGGCGGATCTCGTCGTCACGGCCGATCACCGGGTCCAGCTTGCCGAGCCGCGCCAACGCGGTCAGCTCGCGCCCGTACCGCTCCAACGCCTGGTATGTGGACTCGGGGTTCTGGCTCGTCACGCGCTGCGTTCCGCGAATCTGCGTGAGGGCCTGAAGGATTCGTTCCTTGGTAATGCCATGCGCTTTCAGAACGCGACCGGCTGCCCCGGCATCGCCTTCCTCCGCCATGGCCAGCAGCAGGTGCTCGGTCGAAACGTAATCGTCTTTGAACTGGCTGGCGTTGCGCTCCGCGGCCGAAAGAAGGGTTCGCATTCGATTGGACAGATAGAGCTGTCCGCCGAAAACCTTCGGGAGGTTGTTGATCTCCTGCTCTGCGTCGGCGCGGATCCGCGCCGGGCTGCCGCCGAGCTTGCGCACGACTTCAGACGGGACGCTGTCCGGCGCGGTCAGCAGCACGGACAGGAGATGCTCCGGCTCGACCTGTTGGTTGTTCTGTGCCTCCGCAGCGCGCTGTGCCTGCACGAGGGCTTCCTGGGCGCGCTCGGTGAATCGCTGGATGTCCATTGTTTCCTACTCCATAGTCGGATCTGTTCTTGCGCGCGCCGCCACTACGTCGCACGTCGACGAAGTCGTTCGTTCTCTTCTTCGAGCGTCCGGATGCGCTCGGTAAGCTGGAGGATGACCTCCACGCCCGCCAGGTTCACGCCCAGGTCCTCGATCAGCCGGCGAATCTGTTGGGCGCGTCGGATGTCCTCGATGGAATACAGCCGAATACGCCCCTTGGTGCGCGATGGGGCCAAAAGTCCCTGCCGCTCGTAGGACCGGAGGGTTTGGGCGTGCACCCCCAGGATGCGCGCGGCTACGCTGATCGCAAAATACCCGGTTCGAAAGCTGACGCCTTCCATCTGCATACGCGCTTACCTCACGTCGCTGCCCGTGTGCGAAGCTCGGCCAGTCGTCGAAAGAGTTGCTGCTCTTCATCGCTCAGATGCGTGGGCAGCACGACGTTCACCTCGGCGTACAGGTCGCCGTGGCCGGAACCCCCCAGGTGCGGCATCCCTTGGCCGCGAAGACGAATCCGTCGGCCATTCTGGGTCTCCGGCGGGATCGCGAGGGCGAGCTTGCCGCCCTTGATGGTCGGCACCTCGACTTCGCCCCCGAGCATGGCGATGTGGAGGGGAACGGGCAGCTTGATCGTAAGATCATCGCCGTCCCGTTGGAACACTTTGTGCGGAGCGATCGAGACGATGAGATAAAGGTCGCCACGCGGTCCGCCAAATGGCCCGGGAGATCCCTCCGCGGCCACCCGCACTCGGGAGCCTTCGCGGACGCCAGCGGGGATCTTCACCTCGATTCGCCGAGGTGTCCCCTCCTGGGACATGAGGGTCAAAACGCGCGTGGTGCCGCTGTACGCTTCCTCCAGGGTGACGGTGACCGGCTGCTCGATGTCCTGGCCGGGGACGTGCTCCATGTGGATCCGCGCCCCTTCGGTCCGACCGGTCCGCCGGAACAGGTCCTCGAAGACGCTCCCGAATCCGCCTCCGGTGTGGCCGAATAGGTCTTCGAAGTCCGACGCGTCATACGTGCGGGTGTAGAAGCCGCCGCCCGCCCCGGCCGCCGCCCGCGCAGCCTCTGCCTGCTCGACGCGCGCCCAGTCTGCCCCGTACCGATCGTACTTGGAGCGCTTCTCCTTGTCGGAGAGGACCTCATACGCGGCCGAGATCTCTTTGAACCGCTCCTCGGCCTGCGCATCGTTCGGGTTGAGGTCGGGGTGGTACTTGCGCGCCAGTCGACGGTACGCCTGGCGGATCTCTTTGTCCGTGGCGTTTCGCTTGACGCCCAGAACGTCGTAGTAATCGCGCTTCGTCGCCATCGTCCGCTGTCCCGGCGTTGCGGAACCTGAGCGGTTCTGCACACTCGTATGATGCTATTATGGTAAACCTTGATAGCGACGTTGTCAATGTTATTGGATGTATTTGCTTTATCTGCGCCGGCGCGCGCCGCGCGCCCGGCCGCCCTGAGGGGCCGGCAGGAACCGTCGACGGCGCTCCTCTTCGCGATAGACGGCCATGTCGTGAGGATACTTGCGCCAGCGGTACACGGCAAAGTGTCCCACCACGGCCACGATCGCGAGCGCGTCCAGCACGGACCACAGCCGCTTCGAGAACATTTGGACGTCGGCATAGCGCATTGCCACGATGATGATCCCCAGGCCGCCCAGCCACCCGATCCAGTTCCCGTAGCGGCTCCAAAGCCGCCGGTGAATGCGATTCCCTTTGCTGAGTCGCCGCGAGCCAACGGCCATGGCGATGCCGGCTGCACAGGCGAGAACGAAGAAGGCCAACAGCGCGAGGTACACCGCGCTGCGTGCTTTCTGTGGGTCCTCCAGCAGCCACCCGGGCGAGACCCGAGAGATGAGATCTCCCAGGGCATCGAAAAATGACTCCACGCTGTTTCCTCCCCGTGTCCGAAAGCGCGTGAGATGATACCAGTCGCGTGCCTGCGCCGACTCCGGCTCCGCCCGACGGCGGA from Chloroflexota bacterium harbors:
- the clpB gene encoding ATP-dependent chaperone ClpB, with translation MDIQRFTERAQEALVQAQRAAEAQNNQQVEPEHLLSVLLTAPDSVPSEVVRKLGGSPARIRADAEQEINNLPKVFGGQLYLSNRMRTLLSAAERNASQFKDDYVSTEHLLLAMAEEGDAGAAGRVLKAHGITKERILQALTQIRGTQRVTSQNPESTYQALERYGRELTALARLGKLDPVIGRDDEIRRVIQVLSRRTKNNPVLIGEPGVGKTAIVEGLAQRIVRGDVPEGLKEKRVVALDFGAMVAGAKYRGEFEERLKAVLKEIQESEGEIVCFIDELHTVVGAGAAEGAMDASNMLKPMLARGELRCIGATTLDEYRKHVEKDPALERRFQPVLVDEPSVEDTISILRGLRERYEVHHGVKIKDAALVAAAVLSHRYIADRFLPDKAIDLVDEAASKLRMEMDTMPAELDEVQRRIMQLEIEREALRKETDPGSKERLERLERELSDLKERSDGLRTQWEREKEAVSSIREIKERIEQTRVEIEHAERAADYSRAAELKYGQLVALERELEERERSVAESHRDGSLLNEEVSEEDIADVVSRWTHIPVTRLMEGEIQKLLQMEQRLHDRVVGQDEAVVAVSNAIRRARAGLQDPNRPMGTFLFLGPTGVGKTETARALAELLFDDEQAMIRIDMSEYQEKHTVSRLMGAPPGYVGYEEAGQLTEAVRRRPYSVVLFDEVEKAHPDVLNVLLQIMDDGRLTDAQGRTVDFKNTVVIMTSNVGSHLIAEASEADFETVRNRALEAVRLNFRPEFLNRIDEIVVFHALGRAHLRSIVDIQLRNVRARLAEHKIELDVSDAAKDLLAEGGFDPVYGARPLRRTIQRMLLDPLAQRMLRGEFREGDTVRVDVQDGALSFTAERPATEPVAA
- a CDS encoding MerR family transcriptional regulator; this encodes MQMEGVSFRTGYFAISVAARILGVHAQTLRSYERQGLLAPSRTKGRIRLYSIEDIRRAQQIRRLIEDLGVNLAGVEVILQLTERIRTLEEENERLRRRAT
- a CDS encoding J domain-containing protein produces the protein MATKRDYYDVLGVKRNATDKEIRQAYRRLARKYHPDLNPNDAQAEERFKEISAAYEVLSDKEKRSKYDRYGADWARVEQAEAARAAAGAGGGFYTRTYDASDFEDLFGHTGGGFGSVFEDLFRRTGRTEGARIHMEHVPGQDIEQPVTVTLEEAYSGTTRVLTLMSQEGTPRRIEVKIPAGVREGSRVRVAAEGSPGPFGGPRGDLYLIVSIAPHKVFQRDGDDLTIKLPVPLHIAMLGGEVEVPTIKGGKLALAIPPETQNGRRIRLRGQGMPHLGGSGHGDLYAEVNVVLPTHLSDEEQQLFRRLAELRTRAAT